A genomic region of Oceanispirochaeta sp. contains the following coding sequences:
- a CDS encoding sulfatase-like hydrolase/transferase has product MSQKPNVLLINTDHWSASLIGAAGHPSILTPTLNSLARDGIRFQNAYSECPVCIPARRSLMTGTTPRTHGDRVYSDTMKMPDLPTLAETFGMNGYQTYAVGKLHVYPQRNRIGFDDALITEEARYDFGVMDDYQIWLGEQGYTGQEFMHGMGNNNYQSRPWHLPEETHQTNWITREMIKVIKRKDPDKPGFYYLSYPAPHPPLVPLQHYFDLYSKEDIPKALTGDWEGDNCYALKALRDKTDHYSQKEKTDALRAFYGLCTHIDHQIRLVIGTLREMSLLDNTVIMFISDHGDMLFNHNMLAKRVFYEGSANIPCLISGKPVEKLRGQIDNRLVCLADIMPTLLDICGLKIPESVEGLSAVSNEKRSYLYGEIGEGDTASRMIHDGRYKLIYYPLGNYSQLFDLQEDPTELHNLSQNPSHAEKQNELQKELMSRLYKDDINWIQNGILKGLPDKDYCASPDYSLYNQRGGHWPPPSGGYGSQGKS; this is encoded by the coding sequence ATGTCCCAGAAACCCAATGTTCTACTTATTAATACGGATCACTGGTCCGCTTCTCTTATAGGCGCCGCCGGTCACCCATCTATACTGACTCCCACATTAAACTCATTAGCCAGAGACGGAATAAGATTTCAGAATGCCTATTCGGAATGCCCGGTCTGCATTCCCGCCCGGCGCAGTCTGATGACAGGAACCACTCCCCGGACACATGGAGACAGGGTCTATTCGGACACCATGAAAATGCCTGATTTACCCACATTGGCAGAAACATTCGGAATGAACGGATATCAGACATATGCTGTTGGAAAACTCCATGTATATCCTCAGCGGAACCGTATAGGATTTGATGATGCTCTCATAACAGAAGAGGCCCGTTACGACTTCGGTGTGATGGATGATTATCAGATATGGCTGGGAGAACAGGGATATACAGGCCAGGAATTCATGCATGGGATGGGCAATAATAACTATCAGAGCCGCCCCTGGCATCTCCCTGAAGAAACTCATCAGACAAACTGGATCACCCGGGAAATGATCAAAGTTATTAAAAGAAAGGATCCCGATAAACCGGGGTTTTACTACCTCTCCTACCCCGCCCCTCATCCTCCTCTGGTACCCCTGCAGCATTATTTTGACCTTTACAGCAAGGAAGATATTCCCAAAGCTCTAACAGGAGACTGGGAGGGGGACAATTGTTATGCCTTGAAAGCTCTCAGGGATAAAACTGACCACTACTCGCAGAAAGAAAAAACTGACGCTCTCAGGGCTTTTTACGGTCTCTGTACTCACATAGATCATCAAATCCGCCTGGTAATTGGAACCCTCCGGGAGATGAGCCTCCTTGATAACACAGTCATTATGTTTATCAGTGACCATGGAGACATGCTCTTTAACCACAATATGCTGGCTAAAAGAGTCTTTTACGAAGGATCAGCCAATATCCCCTGTCTGATTTCAGGAAAACCTGTTGAGAAACTGAGGGGACAGATAGACAATAGACTGGTCTGCCTGGCAGATATCATGCCCACCCTGCTGGATATCTGCGGTCTGAAAATCCCCGAATCTGTAGAAGGTTTGAGTGCTGTGAGCAATGAAAAAAGATCTTATTTGTACGGAGAGATTGGAGAAGGAGATACGGCCAGCCGCATGATCCATGATGGTCGATACAAACTGATCTATTATCCTCTGGGGAATTACAGCCAGCTCTTTGATTTACAGGAAGATCCGACCGAACTTCATAATCTGTCACAAAATCCGTCTCATGCTGAAAAACAGAATGAACTGCAGAAAGAACTGATGTCCCGACTCTATAAAGATGATATAAACTGGATCCAGAATGGCATATTAAAGGGGCTACCGGACAAAGATTATTGTGCTTCTCCGGATTACAGCCTCTACAACCAGAGAGGTGGCCACTGGCCTCCTCCATCAGGTGGTTATGGTTCTCAGGGGAAATCCTGA
- a CDS encoding DMT family transporter: protein MNIAIYFLPVGAAFIMSMGMMMAKSVLKQTNSITFMFFRSFAGLAVALGFIPFVSLSGVPLSSLLLLLLSVILGPFSMNLLFFNGVERGDIGAQNALLQVTPAFVVLSDLLILSHRPGILSWAGLGLIVFAVLILAGFVFRGDSSPGTTPLSVFFGVSSAAVNGLNLVILSIILPDLGRPALLIAQNLANAILAAFLFFRLGGFSTLKSKEGWGRIIFLSLLNGILIRVVYFNFRLISLERLGPVVTSALLLTQVLFTLILSAFILKEKTTGPKIMGGFLIILGALAVTWGSF, encoded by the coding sequence ATGAATATTGCCATATACTTTCTACCGGTGGGTGCTGCTTTTATTATGTCCATGGGCATGATGATGGCCAAGTCTGTTCTGAAACAGACCAATTCGATCACTTTTATGTTTTTCAGATCCTTTGCCGGTCTTGCTGTTGCTCTGGGATTCATCCCTTTTGTCTCTCTTTCCGGGGTACCGCTCTCATCACTCCTTCTCTTGCTGTTATCAGTCATTCTGGGACCCTTCTCAATGAATCTTCTCTTTTTTAATGGTGTTGAACGGGGAGATATTGGTGCTCAGAATGCTCTGCTTCAGGTTACTCCTGCCTTTGTAGTATTATCGGACCTTCTTATCCTTTCACACCGTCCCGGAATTCTCTCCTGGGCAGGATTGGGGCTTATTGTTTTTGCGGTACTTATTCTGGCGGGATTTGTATTTCGTGGTGACTCATCACCGGGTACAACCCCGCTGTCCGTATTCTTCGGAGTCTCTTCTGCGGCTGTGAACGGGTTAAACCTGGTCATCCTATCCATTATTTTGCCTGACCTGGGGCGTCCTGCTCTGTTGATTGCTCAGAATCTTGCCAATGCTATTCTGGCGGCCTTTTTGTTTTTCAGGTTGGGAGGATTTTCCACTCTCAAGTCGAAGGAAGGGTGGGGGAGAATTATATTCCTGTCTCTGCTCAACGGAATACTCATTCGTGTTGTCTATTTCAATTTCAGACTGATTTCTCTGGAGAGACTGGGTCCTGTAGTCACATCTGCTCTTTTATTAACACAGGTTCTTTTTACATTAATCCTTTCAGCATTTATCCTGAAGGAAAAGACTACTGGACCCAAAATCATGGGGGGCTTTCTCATCATCCTGGGAGCCCTCGCTGTGACATGGGGCAGCTTCTGA
- a CDS encoding helix-turn-helix domain-containing protein, with translation MIRLIIAEDEALERKALRSFVEAEFSKSIEVIAECATGRTFFETALELNPDLMLVDIEMPEMSGLEALNLLRENGLSGEALILTAYSEFDYARLAVKYQAADYLLKPVSRRDFSESIRNSMERIDKKKQTAPGRNQQSQERELIWRLRHPGPEFRTNLEELSAILKMKTTPFYFLSLPLAGRSGRPLLLSLKTRFDAMGYDCYGACISGAADLILQSRKGDINPEKIMKTLTNKIKNRVVVSEPLLLGPITDFRDLVREIAEKSVLKQDSAWVSDSLSRVSQERSLGDDLVEGRLHLIQGKLTNLFQYKKAVKSLGEAISYALELLTIIDRRLISLFATRFQSLNPDFLTLQLKNAHKIGEVIEILETLLCDVSRNIRQTHRTREQRLVEDIRTFLEEHSGDPPSMQEVSDHLKRSPSYISRCFRQVTGMSYKEFQIMHRMEMAKELLLTPGVTVAEVATATGFIDPNYFSKAFKRETGLSPRAYADGESYK, from the coding sequence ATGATACGCTTGATCATAGCAGAGGATGAGGCTCTTGAAAGAAAGGCACTCCGCAGTTTTGTGGAAGCTGAGTTCTCTAAATCCATAGAGGTCATTGCCGAATGCGCTACAGGTCGTACTTTTTTCGAGACCGCTCTCGAGTTGAACCCTGACCTGATGCTGGTAGATATCGAAATGCCCGAAATGTCGGGACTGGAGGCTCTGAATCTTCTCCGGGAGAATGGTCTCTCCGGGGAAGCCTTGATTTTAACAGCCTATAGTGAGTTTGATTATGCCAGACTGGCCGTTAAATATCAGGCCGCTGATTACCTTCTCAAACCGGTTTCACGAAGAGACTTTTCCGAATCCATCAGAAATAGCATGGAGAGGATCGATAAAAAAAAGCAGACTGCCCCTGGCCGGAATCAACAGTCCCAGGAACGGGAACTTATCTGGCGTCTCCGGCATCCGGGACCGGAATTCAGGACCAATCTGGAAGAGTTATCAGCAATCCTTAAAATGAAAACCACACCCTTCTATTTTCTTTCCCTGCCCCTTGCCGGCAGAAGCGGCAGACCATTGTTACTCTCCCTGAAAACGCGGTTTGACGCTATGGGCTATGATTGTTATGGAGCCTGTATTTCCGGTGCGGCAGATCTCATTCTACAGAGCCGGAAAGGAGATATCAATCCTGAGAAGATCATGAAAACTCTTACCAATAAAATCAAGAATAGAGTTGTTGTTTCAGAACCTCTTCTATTAGGACCGATCACTGATTTTAGAGATTTAGTACGTGAAATTGCCGAGAAATCGGTCCTGAAACAGGACTCTGCCTGGGTTTCAGACTCTCTGAGCCGTGTCAGTCAGGAACGTTCCCTGGGGGATGATCTGGTTGAGGGGCGGCTTCATCTGATTCAAGGTAAGCTGACGAATCTTTTTCAATATAAAAAAGCTGTAAAAAGTCTGGGAGAAGCAATAAGCTATGCATTGGAGCTTTTAACGATCATTGACAGACGTCTGATTTCTCTTTTTGCAACGCGGTTTCAATCTTTGAATCCTGACTTTCTCACTCTTCAGTTAAAAAATGCACATAAAATAGGAGAGGTTATAGAAATTCTGGAAACACTCCTCTGTGATGTGTCCAGGAATATCAGACAGACACACCGGACACGGGAGCAGCGTTTAGTCGAGGATATCAGGACATTTCTGGAAGAACACAGCGGAGATCCTCCGTCAATGCAGGAGGTTTCTGATCATTTGAAAAGGAGCCCCAGTTACATCAGCCGTTGTTTCAGGCAGGTGACGGGAATGAGCTACAAGGAATTTCAAATCATGCATAGAATGGAAATGGCAAAAGAACTCCTTTTGACTCCGGGGGTGACTGTTGCCGAAGTTGCTACTGCTACAGGTTTTATTGATCCCAACTATTTCAGCAAAGCCTTTAAGAGGGAAACCGGTTTATCCCCACGAGCCTATGCCGATGGCGAATCGTATAAATAA
- a CDS encoding sensor histidine kinase, with the protein MMERHSLMARLPIELGHMIDEFESYILQRDPSIIERYEQGFERVKELLKAEHFYAITPPGTPAYSTYRRSLLGMMEYYDNSARTIMSLEKFDDATFQEMSYLKTQAVYIVVRAQELVVAYLDASNEAHESFLLKWQRTQGLLFAVLAILLLLDIGTVLFFIRDLSSHLYSVENAARELSLKNWLIPDLKETRYSELKSVGDAFNDMKKNIIGFIEDIEHNAQLDSLLNKEKLAASEREKTLRETQLRALQLQINPHFLFNTLNMVGRSAMFMDSDVTVSLVESISSILRYSLDNEGKEVFFSKELSVLKAYILIQEVRHGDRIRFLLDIDEAGQDVSVPPMILQPLVENSITHGLKNVTEDGLIQVSTVMQEGFLNIEVRDNGCGISEESLENLWSRRGDESRKGIGVTNVRDRLELSFSERAGFTISNAQEGGTIVSLTIPCKERLA; encoded by the coding sequence ATGATGGAACGCCATTCCCTTATGGCCAGGCTACCCATTGAGCTCGGCCATATGATCGATGAGTTCGAATCTTATATCCTCCAGAGGGATCCCTCAATAATAGAGCGATACGAACAAGGATTCGAGCGGGTGAAGGAGCTTTTGAAGGCTGAACACTTTTACGCTATTACTCCTCCGGGCACTCCAGCTTATTCCACATACAGGCGCAGTCTACTGGGCATGATGGAATATTATGACAATTCCGCCCGTACCATAATGAGCCTTGAAAAATTCGACGATGCGACCTTTCAGGAGATGAGTTATTTAAAGACCCAGGCTGTCTATATTGTAGTCAGGGCTCAGGAACTAGTTGTGGCTTATCTGGATGCCTCAAATGAGGCTCATGAGTCCTTTTTATTGAAATGGCAACGGACACAGGGGCTGCTTTTCGCAGTTCTGGCGATCCTGCTGCTTCTCGACATTGGAACAGTCCTATTTTTTATCAGGGATCTGTCATCCCATCTTTATTCTGTGGAAAATGCAGCAAGGGAACTCTCTCTTAAAAACTGGTTGATTCCAGATTTAAAAGAAACCCGTTACAGCGAGCTGAAATCTGTTGGAGATGCTTTCAATGACATGAAGAAGAATATCATCGGGTTCATTGAAGACATTGAGCATAATGCCCAATTGGATTCTCTCCTGAACAAGGAAAAACTGGCTGCTTCCGAAAGGGAAAAGACACTCAGGGAAACCCAACTCCGGGCACTGCAGCTGCAGATCAATCCTCACTTTCTGTTCAATACCCTGAATATGGTAGGGCGGAGCGCCATGTTTATGGATTCTGATGTGACAGTGTCACTTGTGGAATCTATTTCGAGTATTCTCCGCTACAGTCTGGATAATGAAGGAAAAGAGGTCTTCTTCAGCAAAGAGCTGAGCGTCCTGAAAGCCTATATCCTGATTCAGGAAGTTCGTCATGGAGACAGAATCCGTTTTCTCCTTGATATTGATGAGGCAGGACAGGATGTTTCGGTTCCTCCCATGATCTTACAGCCCCTTGTCGAAAATTCCATTACTCACGGATTAAAGAATGTCACTGAAGATGGTTTAATCCAAGTCTCCACGGTGATGCAGGAAGGATTCCTGAATATTGAAGTCCGGGATAACGGATGCGGCATTTCAGAAGAATCCCTGGAGAATCTCTGGAGTAGAAGAGGAGATGAATCCCGTAAAGGAATCGGTGTCACCAATGTCCGGGACAGACTGGAACTGTCATTTTCCGAGCGTGCCGGCTTTACTATTAGCAATGCCCAGGAGGGAGGAACCATTGTGAGTCTCACGATTCCCTGCAAAGAGCGGCTGGCATGA
- a CDS encoding methyl-accepting chemotaxis protein, whose product MSIRVKLIMLVLITSLTGVASLFLNHLLLMPVERIKDEQSLLENLNYRLIDYIGQVNLLDSALFREQKEQVEEKKKDLDEAFSDVSDLEFLPSINSSIVLTIEIIVLYASTLAQSQDKLDERIINVVNVADKFIGQEKPFTLQVLAWSMEGDGSQRDIEIKDAVFYIQSITTSLNKNIELTLENLETQYNTIDEEIRKYEKRATRIVALVLIAIILIPMLIALFFANILANRISKIEIGISKMKEGDLADRIQVQTRDEMGRLSQNVNAFTDALGLSILKIKETSGINLSLKLKLINSVNMVSKTTEKVSESAHSISESMTSLDATVGISNHAVDTVKEQLNQLEDTLGDQITMIEETTASITQMISSVSSVTDITAKKKASLNSLVELSNEGGSKLKKTNNVISLVHGSIEEIQDITGLIADIASRTNLLAMNAAIEAAHAGERGKGFAVVADEIRKLAEATSNNSKRIDGEMNGIIRNIEEATESGRKTGEVFHLIDNEVSQVFASFDEIAGSMIELSTGGRQILEAMVRLNEISSQVRESDDSMREVTMENQRAIKSVEEISKETTERIKVITGAVNDLIREMLVVKNLTEETDAISKALEEEMTHFKTGEDQEEQVSKAPEI is encoded by the coding sequence GAACAGTCATTATTGGAAAATCTCAACTATAGATTAATTGATTATATCGGTCAGGTTAACCTTTTGGATAGTGCTCTTTTTCGTGAACAAAAGGAACAGGTTGAAGAGAAAAAAAAGGACTTAGATGAAGCCTTTTCAGATGTTTCTGATCTGGAATTCCTTCCTTCTATTAATAGCTCTATTGTTTTGACTATTGAGATCATTGTGCTCTATGCCTCTACTCTAGCCCAATCTCAGGATAAACTGGATGAGAGAATAATCAATGTAGTCAATGTAGCAGATAAGTTTATTGGTCAGGAGAAACCATTTACTCTTCAGGTATTAGCCTGGTCAATGGAAGGAGACGGCAGTCAACGGGATATTGAAATCAAAGATGCTGTTTTTTATATTCAGAGCATTACAACATCTTTGAATAAGAATATCGAATTAACTCTTGAAAACCTGGAGACACAGTACAATACAATAGATGAGGAGATTAGAAAGTATGAAAAGCGGGCAACCCGTATCGTTGCACTTGTCCTCATCGCTATAATTCTTATTCCTATGCTTATCGCCCTGTTCTTTGCAAATATTTTGGCTAATCGAATAAGTAAAATCGAGATCGGAATATCCAAAATGAAAGAAGGAGATCTTGCCGATCGCATCCAAGTCCAAACGAGGGATGAAATGGGACGGTTAAGTCAAAATGTGAACGCTTTTACCGATGCTCTCGGTCTTTCCATTCTAAAAATAAAAGAGACTTCGGGAATCAATCTCAGCCTTAAATTAAAGTTGATAAACAGTGTCAATATGGTTTCAAAAACGACGGAGAAAGTGAGCGAATCTGCTCATTCAATTTCTGAAAGTATGACTTCCCTAGATGCTACAGTAGGGATTTCAAATCATGCTGTAGATACGGTAAAAGAACAACTGAATCAACTGGAAGATACCCTCGGTGATCAGATTACAATGATTGAGGAAACTACGGCTTCCATAACTCAAATGATATCATCTGTATCCAGCGTCACAGATATAACGGCTAAAAAGAAAGCTTCTTTGAATAGTCTGGTTGAATTATCCAACGAGGGTGGTTCAAAGTTGAAAAAAACAAATAATGTCATCTCCCTGGTTCATGGCAGTATTGAAGAAATTCAGGACATTACCGGACTAATTGCTGATATTGCTTCAAGAACAAATCTTCTAGCAATGAATGCAGCAATTGAAGCAGCCCATGCAGGAGAAAGAGGTAAGGGATTTGCTGTTGTAGCAGATGAAATTCGTAAATTGGCAGAAGCAACCTCAAACAATTCTAAAAGAATCGATGGGGAAATGAATGGAATAATCAGAAATATAGAGGAAGCTACTGAATCAGGCAGAAAAACAGGTGAAGTTTTTCATCTTATTGATAACGAAGTAAGCCAGGTTTTTGCCTCATTTGATGAAATTGCAGGAAGTATGATCGAACTTAGTACCGGGGGTAGACAAATCTTAGAAGCTATGGTCCGGCTTAATGAGATTTCATCCCAGGTCAGGGAAAGCGATGATTCTATGAGAGAGGTTACCATGGAAAATCAAAGGGCAATAAAGAGTGTAGAAGAAATCTCGAAGGAGACAACCGAAAGGATAAAAGTTATTACCGGTGCTGTGAACGATTTAATTAGAGAAATGCTGGTTGTTAAAAACTTAACCGAAGAGACCGATGCGATATCCAAGGCATTGGAAGAAGAAATGACTCATTTCAAAACTGGAGAAGACCAAGAGGAACAGGTAAGCAAGGCACCCGAAATATGA